The following nucleotide sequence is from Synechococcus sp. CBW1004.
TGGCCTGCTGCAGGCTGAGGGATTCGTCACCCGGGTGATCAACGCCGATGAGTCGGATGACCCCAGCGACCCGGCCCTGCGACTGGCCACGATGCACCGCGTCAAGGGCCTGGAGTTCGACCAGGTGTTCCTGCCAGGGCTGACGGCCGACCAGATCCCCCTCAGGCGCATCCTCGATGGCTGCCCAGACCAGCTCTCCAAGGAACTGTTCGAGCAGCAGGAACGCTCACTCCTGCACGTCGCCGCCACCCGTGCCAAGAAGCGGGTGGTGGTGAGCTTCAGCGGTCAGCCATCACCGTTCATCGGCGCCAGCTGATCCGCATCTCCACAGCCATGTCCTCAAGCTTGCCCCACTCCCCGGAAGTCGCCGCTGATGCAGCCCGCAGGATTGCCCTACAGATGCTCGAGGAGCGCGGCCGCGGCGCCGTGCTGGTGGGCGTGGCCCGCGTGGATGCAGCTCTGGAGCATCTGCTGCAGGCCGTGATGACCCCAGGCCCCCTCAAAGGCGATGGCCTGTTCCTGCCCGATCGCCCCTTGGGATCCCTTGGCGCCAAGGTGGCTCTGGCCTCCCGGCTGGGGCTGATCGATGCGCCTGTCGAGCAGGCCCTCTCCACCCTGCGCCGGCTCCGCAATGCCTTCGCGCACACAGCTGAATCGGCCTCACTCAGTGATCCGGTGCACAGCGCCCGCCTGGCCGAGATCTACACCGAAGCGCGAGCCAATTCGCTCTGGGCTCCTCTTGAGTCCGTGCTCAATGCCCAGGAACCTGCGCACCAGGGGCCCCTGGATCCGGCTCTGCGCGACTACATCCTGCTGATCACTGTCCTGGTTGCTTTCCTGGAGGCCGCGGCCCAGCAGCTGCAGCCCTATCGGCCGCCGGTGGTGATGGGATTTGCGGGTGTGCTGGCGGGTGATCGCGAGGATCGCGTCGACGACTGAGCGACTGGCGCTTCTACGCCCTCAATCCGACCTCGCGTGCGCGCGAGAACTGAATGCCGCATCCCTGACCCCTCACTCTTTCCCCCCTCTTTGGGGGACCCCCTTCAAAAAACCTCACCCCACCCCTTTTTCCGGGGGCCATGGTGAGCAGTCGCACCGCAGTCTCTGACTGCAAGAGCCGTCCATCGAGGCCCCTCTTTCCGGGGGCCTCGCTGTGGTGTCCACCATCCCCGTAGCCACCATGGCTTACACCCGCAAGAGCAGCTCCAAGGCCGCGGCCACTCAGGCCCACTCCCGCTCCGCTGAGCCGGCGTTCCACCCGCTGGGCGCCATTTTTGAGACGAGCAGCGACAGCACGCCCTTCGTCGGCAAGGCCGACGCCAACCTCCTGGAGGCCTTCAACCTGGCCGCCCCCGAGGGCATGGAGTGGAAGATCTTCGTGCGCTCCAGAACCAGCAAGGCCGGCAATCCCTACCTCAGCGTCTACCTCGGCCTGAGCGACCTGCGTCGCTGATGGGCACGAGTGAGCACCGCCACTGAGGTCACCCCTGCGCCCCCACAGGCTTCGCCTGATCGGGGGCGCTTTCTTGTTCCCCCCCCTTCTTGCTTCTCATTTCCGCCGGCCGCGGCACCTGCCTGCCCCCCGGAGTCTCTCGCACCGAGTGCCGGGGGCCACGGACGCTGCCTCCATGTGCTCATAACGACATGCGCATACGCGTTATTTACGCATACGCGCTCGAGCGCTACAGGCCCCGGCGTTGCAGCACGACAGGCGGCGCCCTCGCGGATCACCCCCGAGCCCCCTGGCCGCCAAGGCATTTCATCATCCCGCACCCAGGCGATGCCCGCGACTGCATCAGTGCGCGCCAGGATCCATCATCACGGTCAAACCGATTGGCAACACAAGCTTTTCGGTGCAACTGGCACACTCCCACGGGGCGATTTCTGGATGCGGTTCTGCATTGGGAATCCACCTCTAAACCCTCTCTACCGCTGAGGTCTGCCCCACCTCCGGTGCAGAGCTGCCTGTGTATGCCAACTGCTCCATCACAGGCGCCCACTCTCGATCGCGCCCGGGCGCATCCTTTCCCTGCTGATTCTGCTCAGGTCTGCGTGCAACATCATCGGCTCAGGTACAGGCCCATGCAGGCAGCGGCAGGGTCGCAAATCGAGTCCTCCCCCACCAGAACCTCTACACAGGCTCTTTGCCCTCATCGTCTCTTTCCGGGGGCCTTGATGGGGTGTTCTTCATCATGGAAACCCCATGCCTGAAACCATCCACGCCTCCCAGCACCCTGCGGCGAGTCCCTCCGCTGAGTCAATCCCCGTCAGCGGCGAGGGGGAGCAGCACCAGGCGGTGCCTCAGCAGCAGCGTCTGCCCCACCCCATCCAGGAGCGCTCCAACCATCGCCTGCTCGAGCACGCCAAGGATCTCCACAACCAGGCCCGTGAGGACAGTCGCAGCTACGCCGAGGGCGGCTGCTTCTATGCCAGCAGCACCCCCATCGCCAACGCCCTCGGCGCGGAGCTGGGCATCGTCACCCGCGATGCGCAATCCGGCGCCGTTCAACGCACCGGGCTTGGCTTCTACATCCGCAGTGATCATCTCTGCAATCACACCTACGACGGCAACGTTCCTGTCGCCTGAGGCCTCACACCAGCCAGCGCTCCCTCCAACAGGGGGCGCTTTCCCCATCTGCAGTGCCGCCAGCGCCGCCTGCGGCCCTCACCCCTCCATCTGGGTCTGCTGCTGAGCCCTCCACCAGTCATGGGCTTCCATCGCCGCGGCCGTTCCCAGCGCACCAGCACCGATCGCCGCGCCGTAAGCCAGCGCCGGATGGCCCGCCAGCGTGCTGATCGCATGGCCGAGCTCCGTCCGCTGATTCCGCGGGGTCTGCAGTTCAGCTGCGATGCCCATCAAAGTCTCTCGAGGGATTCCCGCCTCCGCGATGTAGCGGCTGGCGGCCTGGCCCACGTAACTCGAGCCCCCACCCTCATGCTCCGCCAGCAACTGGTTCGCCAGGGCGCGATCGATCGGCGCTCCCTTCAGGCGCTCCAGCAACACCAGATCCTCATCGGACAGCTGGGCACCGCGGTGGCGCTTGGCAGCCAGATCGCTGATCAGGTGCCGCAGCTCCTCGTCACTGGCCAGTTGCCGCTCCACCCAGTTCACACCCCGGCCCACGGAATCCGCCCAGCCGCGCGTCAGCGCGTTGTCCTCCAGAAACGCCGCCACCTGTAGGACGAGCCCCGGATCTGCTGCCTTACGCATCTGCCTCTGACGCTGTGCCCGGAGGGTATGGGGCAGAGGCAATGCAGAGATTTGCCCTGTTCTCTTTTGGCGCGCCATCGGCGCTGCAGTCCCCTTTCCGGGGGCCTTGTTGGGGTGTGCCACCGGCCCTGATGACGCTGCATGCCAGTGGCTGTGGCACCCCAACACTTCCCCACTCCTGTCACCGATGTCAACCATTCCTTCCCTACCCATCACGCTCTGCAGCCTCCGCATCGCTGCACGTTGGTGCAACGCTGCAGCCGGCAAGCTGCTCACGGCCGCGGCCATCCTTGGCTGCCTCAACGCTCTGGCCATCGCCATCGAGCACACCCACCTCAGCGGGCAAGCCTGCGGCCGTCTGCTCAAGCCCCGTCTCCATCACCTCTGGACGTTGATCGATTGGCGCGATGTCGCCGCCATCGTCATCACCGGCCTCCTCGTGATGGCCATCGGCAGCTGGCAGCTGCTGCGCTGGAGCCATCGCACCCTCGTGGCCCTGAGCGAACAGCTCGGGCAACACGCCAGCGCGTTGGTGCTGCGCCAGAGCCAACCTGACATCGGCGCAGCCGATCCACAACTGAGCCCACCCGCAATAACAGAAGCCTCCGCAACTCAGTCCACCATCGAGCCCCAAACGCCCCGGCCGTACCGACGCCGCACCGCGGTAGTCGCGGCCAAGCCGGCCAGGCAACCACAGGCCTCCCGCACCAAGGCAAGGGGCGTGCAGGCCCCGCGCGGTTTTGCTGTCTCCACTCGCTGATTCATCGGCCCCTTTCCCTCTTTGCCCCTCAACCTCTGGCCCCTTTCCGGGGGCCTGGTTCTGGCGCCTGTGTTGTGCACCCCTACCGGCACAGGTGTTCCACCTACCCATCGCCAGAACCATGGGCTTCTTCCGATTCACCAACCCCTCCCCCGCCAACACGCAAGGCGAGGACCTTCGCCCGATCGTGCTCCAGCTCAACGAGGAGGAGATCCGCATCCCTGCCTCCGAGGCGGCCGGCAAGTCGATCGAGCAGCTGTTCGACGAACACGCCGCAGATCTCGGTGACACCAACCGGATCAGCAGGTTCGTTGCTGCAGGCCAGATCGTCTCCGGCCATGACGCCGCCAAACCCGGCACCATCTACCGAGGCGCCATCAACTCCGAAACGAAAGGCGCCTGAGATGGACGACTTCATCCGTACCCCACGGAACGGATGCTTTCGGGTGCGCAGCAATACCTGGGGCCAGTTCCTGGCCCCTTGTCCCGATCCGCAAGCCACCGCCGTTCTCGAGCCCGGAGCGCTCGATTCCTTCCAGCTGCACGACTCCATCCACCGCATCCCGGCGGATCTCTGGAGCCGCTGGGTGCAGCTCTGCTTTCACTTCGCCCACCTCCGCCAGGGCGATCTGGAAGTCAGCTGCCGGCTGCTCCGCCACGAGGAGGACCGCAGCCAGTGGCGCCTCCTCATCCCCCATCAGGAGGTGAGCGGTGCCTCCGTGCGCATCGACTCCTTTGATGCGGCGATCGACATCGCGACCGGCGAGCTGGTGGAGCTTTATCCACCCGAGGGCTGGGTGCCGGCCGGCAGTAGCCACAGCCACAACACGATGACGCTCGATCGCTTCTCGTCCATCGACGACGCATCGGAACTCGGCTGTCCGGGCCTGCACATCGTCCTTTCCCACATCAACACAACCCGGCGCACCTACCTCGCCACCGCCTCGATCACCGCCAACCACCGCCGCTTCTACCTCCCAGACGCCGCAGCCGTCATCGACCTCACGCCCATCGCCGCCACCTTCCATCCGGCTGTGCTCGAGGTGATCCAGCCGCAGCGGCCCTCCCGTGGCTGGCTCCTCCCGGTCCCATCACCAACGCGTCAAAGCCGCAGTGCCTGCCGGACTGAAAGGCCAGCTCATCTCTCACCCTCCTTCACCCACGAGGCAGCACGGGAGCCAGACAGCTGGCCGACCAGCGAGGCCCAGGAGGACCTCGACTGGGCCCTGCATGCGGTGTGGGAGGCCATACAAGAAGCCTTCCTCTGTGCTGAGGCCTATCAACTCGATCGAGACGACGTGCTGGCGGAAGTGATCGACGCCATTCGCCATAGCTACGCCCAGCACTCCACCCTCCTCGACAACCCACTCACCTGGCTTGATGACCATGACCTTGATCACCCCAGTGACGGCACCGACCGTCCTGTTCCATCCACTCCCCAGGGATTACCGATTAGCGAGTGGTAGATCCCTGAACCTCTCAGGCCGCAGCGTCTTCGTGCTCAGCGCCTGGCTGCCGGATGGCCACGGCCATCTCACCTATGCAGGCAGCTGCGACAGCGATGACTGCCTTGATGCGTTCTTTGAGGAGACGTGCAAGGGCTGCGACTTCTACTTCCAGGACTACAGCGACAGTGACATCGACTACGAGGACGGCAACGGCAACCCCGCCACCTCCATCACCTACAAGTCCCGCTGCCGCTGCTACGAGGACGGCATCAACTGGGTGTCCTTCCCCTGCCCCGCAGGCCACGACGACCCCCAGGACATGTCGGCACCGGATGTCATCGACGGCCCGCTGCCGCCGATGGTCTATGCCATCCAGCTCGATCCAATCCGCGGCCGCAGGCTCAGCGACCAGGCCGCGATGCAGGCTGTCGACCCCAGCAGCCGCTGGCTGTCAGCGCTCTACGAGAGCCTCAACGTCTTCTCCCACGGGGCGATCTGCTGGGGGCAGAACGACGAGCTGCCCGAAAGCCTGCCGGAGATCGTCGACACCTACGCCGCCACGCCGGCCAATGGCGATCTGCTCAAGCCGAGCGACTACCTCGCCAACTGCCGGAACGTCAGGAGCAGCCGCTGCACCAACCCCATCGGCGGCTGCGTGATCGACGCCGGCTTTGACGCCGCTCTGCTGGTGTCCAGTCAGCACCAGCCGGCGGCCTATCTGCTGCTGCGCGGCAGCGGCTTCCCCGCTGAGGACGGCGTCATCGCCGTCGGCCTGCACCGCCACGTCCTCCTCGAGCAGGACGGCCAGCAGCTCGCTGGCTTCCTCACGGCCGCCAGCGATGGCCGCTGCTGGTTTGTCCTCCCCCATCCCGATCACACCGGCGACACGCGTCTGCAGTTCCAGGCGCTGCTGCTTGCCCAGATCCCTGATCCCCATTCCCTCCCATGTTCGTTGACTCCACCATCGTCATCGGTGCTGGCGGCACTGGCGGCCAGCTGATCCCTTCCCTGGCACGGCTGCTGGCCTACCACCCCAATGCCGCGGCCCATCTCCTGATCGCCGATGGCGATGTCTTTGAGGATCACAACCAGGCCCGTCAGCTGTGCGGGCCCGATCAACTCGGACGCAACAAGGCCGATGTCCTGGCTCACCACTGCCAGGAGATCGGCCTTTGCGCTGTCCGCAGCCACCCCGACTTCCTCGACAAAGCCGTCCTCAGGCGCCTGCTTCCCGGAAGCACCTGTCCGCTGATCGTCAGCGCCGTCGACAACGACGCCACCCGCAAGTCCGTCATCGACGTGCTGCAAGAACACCAGGGCGACTGGCTGCATGTCACCACCGGCAACGCCGACGACAGTGACGGCCGCGGCCGCATCGCCACCAGCACCCACTGGCATGGCGTCATTGGCGGCCAGCCGATTGGCCTGTCGCCCGCCCTGCTCTTCGGCAACATCGCTCGCCCCATCGACGCCATCCCGGCTCATGGCACCTGCGCGGCTCACGCCCCCTCTGCCCCGCAGTTGATCAGCGCCAATGCGCTCTCCGCCGCCATGGCCCTGCTCGTCATCCAGAACCTCCTTGATGGCGTCATGCCCACTTCCCACAACTCGGCCTTTGCCAACGGCCGGACTTTTCAGCTCACCCTCTCCTGATCACCCCATGTCCACCACCATCGACGTTCAAGGCAACACCGTCAACGCAGGCGACATCCTGCTGCGCCTCGATGCCCTCGCTGACGGCTACCACGAGGTGCTTCAGACAGCCAGGGCACAGCTGGAAGCCTTCGAGATCACCGAGGGCGACTGGGCCCGGCTGGCCGAGAAGCTCACCCGCAACATCGACTATCCAGCGATTGCCCGGGCCTTCCAGCGGCAGCTCGATGCCGCCTGCATCGCCAGCCTCTATCCCATGCCGGAGTCCCATCTCCTGCCAACCCTCAGCGACGACGATCGGCAGTTCGTCCAGATGCTGAACCGCATTGCTGATCGCGTGCTCCGCAAAGTCGAGGACGACCGCATCAAGGATCTCGTGCGCCAGGAGATCAGCGCCCAGATCACTCCACTTCATGGCGAGCTCAGCGCCATGGCCGAGGCCGCGGCCGAGCGGACGTTCGCCAACCTCGAGCATGAGGTGATCTCTCGCTGCCGCGAACAGGAGCATCACTTCCAGCGTTTCCTGCAGGCTGCCCTTGGCCACGACCTCCATGCCGTCATTCGCACGGCAATACAGGAAGCACAGGCGTCAGGTACGGCCAACGACGCCGGCGACTGAACCCTTGGTTCCAGCGCATCGCTCTGACCCTTTGGGCCCTGGCTCCCTTTCCGGGGGCCTTGGGCTTCCTGCCCTTCTGGGCAGTCCTTGCCCCAGGCCCATGCCAGATCCCTTCCACCCCGTCACCATCACCACCTCCTCCACCCGCCGACGTGACGGAGAAGAGCCAACCACCACGATCCTCCGCGAAACGACCTACAGCATCGAGGCCACCGACCAGCTGGTGCTCAACCTTGCCGGCGTGCTGCTGGAGCGCGGCGGCTACGGCGATCCCTATCGCGAGACGCTGCGGATTGAGAGTTTCACCGATGACGTCGTCGCCGATGCCGTCATCGCCCTGCTGCACCACTCCCGCCAGCAGCTGCTGGATGTCAGCAATGGCGAGCTGTACCGGGCCCGCTGCCGACGCTTCCTCAGGCGGGCCGCCGAGGCGCTGCCAGATGAGCTGCGCCACGAGCTCGGCAGCCTCACCACCCCAGTGGAGGGTTGAGCCATGAGCCATCCCGTCACCGGTACCGGCCTGCTGTCGCTGATCCGCGACTTCGAGGGGCGCCCCAAAGCCGACATTGCCCTCGCCGCCGGCTACCGGCGCGACAACGGCAACCCCGCCTTCACGGCCTTCTACGAGGCGGTGCTCAAGGCCAAGGGCCAATGGCCCCCGCCGCCAGCACCGCCCTTGCCGCCCGGCGGAATCGAACGCCGTTGCGGCGATGGCCCGGCGATCTATGTCGCCTGCCTCGCCTCCTACAACGCGGGCCGTCTGTTCGGCAGCTGGCTGGATCTCTCTGACGGCCCCGACGCCGACGACATCCGCACCGCCATCGCGGCAGTGATCCAGGAGTCACCGGCACCGGATGCCGAGGAGTACGCCATCCACGACAACCAGCTCCTCCCCACCTTCCTCGCCAGAACGGAATGGCCGGACATCGATGAGCTGGTGGCCTACTGCCAGATCGTCAGTGAACTCGATGCCGACGACGCCACCGTCTACCGCATCCTCTGCAGCGATGCCGGCCAGGTGCTCGAGCCCGACGCCTGGCGTGACGGCTTCCACGGCCTCTACGAGCGCCCCGAGGACTTCGCCCATGACTGGATGGAGGAACGCGGGCTACTCGATCAGGTCCCCGACGAACTCCGCTGTCACATCGACTGGGCGGGCGTCTGGCGTGACCTCGATGCCGAGGGCTTCTGCGCCACCTATTCCCCGCAGCAGGGCCACCGCTACCTGATCACCTCTGACATCTGAGCCCAAGTCCCACTCAACAGGCCCCCGCGTTGCCGGGGGCCCTTCTTGCCTGCCTCTGCACCCCAGCTGAGGCATTCACGCAAGACCACCATGCCTCGCAACGCCACACCCCCCGTCTCCACCGACCCCGCGCAGGAGCCCATCACCCTCTCGGCGCCCATCGCTGATCTGGCCGCGGCCAACACCCTCGGCGCGCTCACCAGCACCGGCGAGCTGCCCGATCCCAGCCTCCCTGCCATCAACCCCTCCGAGCCGGCGGTGAGCTTCAAGATTGACTTCGCCGACAAGTCGCAGTGGTTCGCCAGCCATGACGGC
It contains:
- a CDS encoding ThiF family adenylyltransferase, whose product is MFVDSTIVIGAGGTGGQLIPSLARLLAYHPNAAAHLLIADGDVFEDHNQARQLCGPDQLGRNKADVLAHHCQEIGLCAVRSHPDFLDKAVLRRLLPGSTCPLIVSAVDNDATRKSVIDVLQEHQGDWLHVTTGNADDSDGRGRIATSTHWHGVIGGQPIGLSPALLFGNIARPIDAIPAHGTCAAHAPSAPQLISANALSAAMALLVIQNLLDGVMPTSHNSAFANGRTFQLTLS
- a CDS encoding antirestriction protein ArdA, coding for MSHPVTGTGLLSLIRDFEGRPKADIALAAGYRRDNGNPAFTAFYEAVLKAKGQWPPPPAPPLPPGGIERRCGDGPAIYVACLASYNAGRLFGSWLDLSDGPDADDIRTAIAAVIQESPAPDAEEYAIHDNQLLPTFLARTEWPDIDELVAYCQIVSELDADDATVYRILCSDAGQVLEPDAWRDGFHGLYERPEDFAHDWMEERGLLDQVPDELRCHIDWAGVWRDLDAEGFCATYSPQQGHRYLITSDI